The following are encoded in a window of Lacinutrix sp. WUR7 genomic DNA:
- the rimK gene encoding 30S ribosomal protein S6--L-glutamate ligase: MNIVILSRNANLYSTNRLVEEGEKRGHQVEVIDPLKCDIIIEQHKPTIYYRDRYLDYVDAIIPRIGASITFYGCAVVRQFEEMGVFTIVTSDAIQRSRDKLRSLQRLSKAGIGMPKTVFTNYSRDVEEVIEHVGGVPVIIKLLEGTQGLGVVLAETKNAAESVLEAFNGLEARVIVQEFIGEAKGADLRALIVDGQVVGAMKRQGKEGEFRSNLHRGGSANVIKLSEPELRLAINASRALKLPVCGVDMLQSSRGPLILEVNSTPGLEGIEGATGKNIAKNIISYIEKNR, translated from the coding sequence ATGAACATAGTTATTTTATCGCGTAACGCAAATTTATATTCTACAAACAGATTAGTAGAAGAAGGCGAAAAACGCGGTCACCAAGTAGAGGTTATAGACCCTTTAAAGTGTGATATTATTATTGAACAACACAAACCAACCATTTACTACAGAGACAGATATCTAGATTACGTAGATGCTATAATTCCAAGAATTGGAGCATCTATAACTTTTTATGGCTGTGCAGTGGTTAGACAGTTTGAAGAAATGGGTGTTTTTACTATTGTAACTAGTGATGCTATACAACGCTCTAGAGACAAATTACGTAGTTTACAACGTTTAAGTAAAGCAGGAATTGGTATGCCTAAAACCGTTTTCACTAATTATTCTAGAGATGTAGAAGAAGTGATAGAACATGTTGGTGGCGTTCCTGTAATTATCAAATTACTAGAAGGAACACAAGGACTTGGAGTTGTTTTAGCTGAAACCAAAAATGCAGCAGAATCTGTATTAGAAGCTTTTAACGGACTAGAAGCAAGAGTGATTGTTCAAGAATTTATTGGAGAAGCAAAAGGGGCCGATTTACGTGCTTTAATTGTAGATGGTCAAGTAGTTGGCGCAATGAAAAGGCAAGGTAAAGAAGGTGAGTTTCGTTCTAATCTACACAGAGGTGGAAGCGCAAATGTGATCAAACTAAGCGAACCAGAATTACGTTTAGCAATCAACGCATCTCGTGCTTTAAAACTTCCTGTTTGTGGTGTAGATATGCTACAATCTAGTAGAGGACCACTTATTTTAGAAGTGAATTCTACCCCAGGATTAGAAGGTATTGAAGGTGCAACCGGAAAAAATATTGCTAAAAATATTATCTCGTATATTGAGAAAAATAGATAG
- a CDS encoding TraR/DksA C4-type zinc finger protein has protein sequence MSGEISVRYNDSDLAEFKTLILEKIEKSKHDLELIKSAYMNDLGNGTEDTSPTFKAFDEGSAVMSKESNSQLAIRQEKFIRDLKNALIRIENKTYGVCRVTKKLIAKERLKLVPHATLSIEAKNIQ, from the coding sequence ATGTCAGGAGAAATAAGTGTAAGATATAACGATAGCGATTTAGCAGAATTTAAAACGCTAATTCTAGAGAAAATTGAAAAATCAAAACACGATCTAGAGCTTATTAAAAGCGCGTATATGAACGACCTTGGTAATGGTACGGAAGATACTTCGCCAACATTTAAAGCTTTTGATGAAGGTAGTGCTGTTATGAGTAAAGAATCGAACTCCCAACTAGCTATTAGGCAGGAAAAGTTTATTCGCGATTTAAAAAATGCACTTATCAGAATTGAAAATAAAACTTATGGTGTGTGTCGTGTTACCAAAAAACTGATTGCTAAAGAACGTTTAAAATTAGTACCTCATGCGACTTTGAGCATTGAGGCTAAAAACATACAGTAA
- a CDS encoding homogentisate 1,2-dioxygenase, producing the protein MPFYHKLGKIPPKRHTQFRKPDGTLYAEQLFGTIGFDGMSTNSYHEQRPTQVKEIRKQYSVAPKIAKANHIQSYRFRGFQVKPEIDYLESRKAILTNSDCTIILAAPKQATQDYFYKNTDADELIFIHKGTGKLRTHLGNLDFKYGDYLLVPRGVIYKIDFDTEDNRLFIVESRRPIYTPKRYRNWFGQLLEHSPFCERDIRQPQELETNNEKGDFIIKVKKQDDIFEMVYATHPFDVVGYDGYNYPYAFSIHDFEPITGRIHQPPPVHQTFETDAFVVCSFVPRLYDYHPDSIPAPYNHSNIDSDEVLYYVDGDFMSRNDIDAGHISLHPAGIPHGPHPGATERSIGKTKTDELAVMVDTFKPLMVTEEAMKIADETYLKSWLDH; encoded by the coding sequence ATGCCGTTTTATCATAAACTAGGAAAAATTCCACCAAAAAGACACACACAGTTTAGAAAGCCAGATGGCACCCTTTATGCCGAACAATTATTTGGTACCATAGGTTTTGATGGTATGTCTACAAACTCATACCACGAGCAAAGACCAACACAAGTAAAAGAAATAAGAAAGCAATACAGCGTTGCGCCAAAAATAGCAAAAGCAAATCATATACAATCCTATCGTTTTAGAGGGTTTCAAGTAAAACCAGAAATCGATTATTTAGAAAGCCGAAAAGCAATACTAACTAATAGCGATTGTACCATAATTCTAGCAGCACCAAAACAAGCTACACAAGATTATTTTTATAAAAATACAGATGCAGACGAGCTTATATTTATCCATAAAGGAACAGGAAAACTGCGTACGCATCTTGGTAATTTAGACTTTAAATATGGAGATTACCTTTTAGTACCAAGAGGAGTTATCTATAAAATAGACTTCGATACAGAAGATAATAGATTATTTATTGTAGAATCTAGAAGACCAATATACACGCCAAAAAGGTATAGAAATTGGTTCGGACAATTACTAGAGCATTCTCCGTTTTGTGAGCGCGATATTCGTCAGCCGCAAGAATTAGAAACCAATAATGAAAAAGGAGATTTCATTATTAAAGTGAAAAAACAAGACGATATTTTCGAAATGGTCTACGCAACACATCCTTTTGATGTGGTAGGTTATGACGGGTATAATTATCCGTATGCATTTTCTATTCACGATTTTGAACCCATTACCGGACGTATCCATCAACCGCCTCCAGTGCATCAAACTTTTGAAACAGACGCCTTTGTGGTTTGCAGTTTTGTACCAAGATTGTATGACTACCATCCAGACTCCATTCCGGCACCTTACAACCATAGTAATATAGATAGTGACGAAGTTTTATATTATGTAGATGGCGATTTTATGAGCCGTAATGATATCGATGCAGGACACATTAGTTTGCATCCCGCAGGAATCCCTCATGGTCCGCACCCAGGAGCTACAGAGCGTAGTATTGGTAAAACAAAAACCGATGAACTCGCAGTGATGGTAGATACTTTTAAACCGTTAATGGTTACCGAAGAGGCAATGAAAATTGCAGACGAAACGTATCTAAAATCTTGGTTAGATCATTAA
- a CDS encoding patatin-like phospholipase family protein has product MNKILTVILLFISLFSFSQESEQKDLKVGLVLSGGGAKGLAHIGTLKVIDSLGIRVDYVAGTSMGAIIGSLYASGYSGKEIDSIFQAVNFDDIISDNLPRKAKTFYERDNSEKYAVTLPFKKFKVKLPRALSRGQNTLSLLTKLTLHVSEIDDFSKLPIPFFCVATNIENGEAVYLESGSLPQSILASGAFPSLFQPVRIDDQVLIDGGVVNNYPIDELKAKGVDIIIGVDVQDDLATRENLQSATKILLQINNYRTINDMKIKSKKTDIYIKPDITNFNVVSFGEGRTIIDNGVAETNKHIEELQDIVANQIKKKPKSFKIEPIDSLKIKGINVNGLDKYTRAYVLGKLKFKPNQKISYNTFQEGVNNLAATNSFENVSYKLTPSKIDKGYVMDVNLKESNLNTLLKLGIHYDDLYKSAVLINVTQKKLLFNSDVASLDFIVGDNIRYDFDYYVDKGFYWSIGVHSRYNQFKQNIQAQTILTPQQLLAVNVNKLEVKLVDVTNQFYLQTLFRKDFSLTLGAEHKHLKIKTETILTNANKEETVFDNSSYFSLFGNLKLDTFDNKYFPNEGVYFDGDFHLYLYSSDYNNDFSEFSIGKATIGYAKSFSKKITANIATEGGFKIGENTDRSLDFVIGGYGNDFINNYKSFYGYDFLSLVGNSFVKGTISLDYEIFKKNHINFAANYANIGDNLFDSGDWFTAPDYSGYAVGYSLDTFLGPIEAKYSWSPETKEGMWFFNVGFWF; this is encoded by the coding sequence ATGAATAAAATACTAACGGTAATATTGCTTTTTATTAGTCTTTTTAGTTTTTCGCAAGAATCAGAACAAAAAGATCTAAAAGTAGGTTTGGTCTTGAGTGGTGGTGGTGCAAAAGGACTTGCGCATATTGGTACACTTAAGGTTATTGATAGTTTGGGTATTCGAGTAGATTATGTTGCTGGTACAAGTATGGGGGCTATTATTGGTTCTCTTTATGCTTCGGGTTATTCCGGGAAAGAAATAGATTCTATTTTTCAAGCTGTAAATTTTGATGATATTATTAGTGATAATTTACCTCGAAAAGCAAAAACGTTTTATGAACGGGATAATTCTGAAAAGTATGCCGTAACACTTCCGTTTAAAAAATTTAAAGTAAAATTACCAAGAGCATTATCTAGAGGGCAAAACACATTAAGTTTACTAACCAAGTTAACCTTGCATGTCAGTGAGATAGATGATTTTAGTAAATTGCCAATTCCGTTTTTTTGCGTGGCTACCAATATTGAAAACGGAGAAGCGGTGTATTTAGAATCTGGTAGCTTGCCACAATCTATTTTAGCTAGTGGTGCTTTTCCTTCCTTATTTCAACCGGTAAGAATAGACGATCAGGTTTTAATAGATGGTGGTGTTGTAAATAACTATCCAATAGATGAGTTAAAAGCCAAAGGAGTAGATATTATTATTGGTGTAGACGTGCAAGATGATTTAGCAACTAGAGAAAACCTGCAATCAGCAACCAAGATATTACTTCAAATAAATAATTATAGAACCATAAATGATATGAAAATCAAGTCCAAAAAGACGGATATTTATATTAAACCAGATATAACAAATTTTAATGTAGTGTCTTTTGGTGAAGGAAGAACAATTATTGATAACGGCGTAGCTGAAACAAATAAACATATAGAAGAACTTCAAGATATTGTTGCTAACCAAATAAAAAAGAAACCAAAATCTTTCAAAATAGAACCTATAGATAGTCTAAAAATTAAAGGTATAAATGTTAATGGGTTAGATAAGTATACCAGAGCTTATGTACTTGGTAAATTAAAATTTAAGCCAAATCAAAAAATAAGTTACAATACTTTTCAAGAGGGCGTAAATAATCTTGCAGCAACTAATAGTTTTGAAAATGTAAGTTATAAGTTAACGCCTTCAAAAATAGATAAAGGCTATGTGATGGATGTTAATCTAAAAGAAAGTAATTTAAATACACTACTAAAGCTAGGTATTCATTATGATGATTTATATAAAAGTGCTGTTTTAATTAACGTAACACAAAAAAAGTTGCTTTTTAATAGTGATGTAGCTTCTTTAGATTTTATTGTTGGTGATAATATTAGGTATGATTTTGATTATTATGTAGATAAAGGATTTTACTGGAGTATTGGTGTGCATTCTAGATACAATCAATTTAAACAAAACATTCAAGCGCAAACTATTTTAACACCACAGCAGTTACTAGCTGTTAATGTGAATAAGCTAGAGGTAAAGCTTGTAGATGTTACCAATCAATTCTACTTGCAAACTTTATTTAGAAAAGATTTTTCATTAACATTAGGAGCAGAACACAAGCATTTAAAAATAAAAACAGAAACCATTCTTACTAATGCAAATAAAGAGGAAACGGTTTTTGATAATAGTAGCTATTTTAGTCTTTTTGGGAACTTAAAACTAGACACTTTCGATAATAAATACTTTCCAAACGAAGGGGTGTATTTTGATGGAGATTTTCATTTGTATTTATATTCCTCAGACTATAATAATGATTTCTCAGAATTCTCTATAGGGAAAGCAACTATTGGTTACGCAAAGAGTTTTAGTAAGAAAATCACAGCAAATATTGCAACAGAAGGCGGTTTTAAAATTGGTGAAAATACAGACAGATCTTTAGATTTTGTAATTGGAGGTTACGGAAATGACTTTATTAATAATTACAAATCGTTTTATGGCTATGATTTTTTATCATTAGTAGGAAACAGTTTTGTAAAAGGGACAATTAGTCTTGATTACGAAATTTTTAAAAAGAACCATATCAACTTTGCAGCAAACTACGCTAATATAGGAGATAACCTTTTCGATTCTGGCGATTGGTTTACCGCACCAGATTATTCCGGTTATGCAGTAGGCTATTCCTTAGATACTTTTTTAGGCCCTATTGAAGCCAAATACTCTTGGTCACCAGAAACAAAAGAAGGAATGTGGTTTTTTAACGTAGGTTTCTGGTTTTAA
- a CDS encoding M23 family metallopeptidase: MKIYILSFLLFFSFRCGFSQLRVKTYYENAKDKTVFYADNNENCVVSIKIKLQLENLHSSVGVEKIFVLPANTKQIELTTLTKIDKDKKYKVSGSTWYNYGNHFQKKYDTEFAYSLPYLKGESYCLYQSYNGSFSHQNKRQLDFTMPIGTKIVAARKGVVIKVVDKFNRHCGTEDCEKFNNLIYIFHEDGTIAEYVHIKRQGAKVRVGDQVKKGQVIAESGNVGWSTGPHLHFSVFLQRLGGAREYVKTKFELADGLQPGYLVEKEKYTKDYN, encoded by the coding sequence ATGAAAATATATATATTAAGTTTTCTTTTATTCTTTAGTTTTAGGTGTGGTTTTTCGCAGTTACGAGTAAAAACGTACTATGAAAACGCTAAGGATAAAACTGTGTTTTATGCCGATAATAATGAAAACTGTGTTGTTTCTATTAAAATAAAACTGCAATTAGAAAATTTGCATTCTTCCGTAGGTGTAGAGAAAATATTCGTGCTTCCTGCCAATACAAAGCAAATAGAACTAACTACCTTAACTAAAATAGATAAAGACAAGAAGTATAAAGTAAGTGGTTCTACATGGTATAACTACGGAAATCATTTTCAAAAGAAATATGATACCGAGTTTGCATATAGTTTACCCTATCTAAAAGGAGAAAGTTATTGTTTGTATCAAAGCTATAACGGAAGCTTTTCTCATCAAAACAAAAGGCAATTAGATTTTACCATGCCAATTGGAACTAAAATAGTGGCCGCAAGAAAAGGTGTCGTTATTAAAGTGGTAGATAAATTTAATAGACATTGTGGAACAGAAGATTGCGAAAAATTCAATAACTTAATTTATATCTTTCATGAGGATGGCACCATTGCAGAGTACGTACATATTAAAAGACAAGGAGCAAAAGTTAGGGTTGGAGATCAAGTAAAGAAAGGACAAGTTATTGCAGAAAGCGGTAATGTTGGCTGGTCTACTGGTCCGCACTTACATTTCTCAGTGTTTTTGCAAAGACTTGGAGGAGCACGTGAATATGTAAAAACCAAGTTTGAATTAGCAGATGGTTTACAACCTGGCTATTTAGTGGAAAAAGAAAAGTATACTAAAGATTATAACTAA
- a CDS encoding lipoprotein signal peptidase, whose translation MNLKKSILLILLILLIDQISKVYIKTHFLLGESVEVFDWFKIYFIENDGMAWGTKISDFVTFISDRTAKISLTLFRIVAIVGIGYWLVTAIKKQNPNVLILAITLIFAGALGNIIDSTFYGVLFSDSYHQVASFLPESGVNGHILEGKVVDMLYFPLWKGYLPEWLPFYGGKYFTFFEPVFNVADMAISTGFIMLIVFNKKAFHKE comes from the coding sequence ATGAATCTTAAAAAATCAATATTACTTATCCTCCTTATTTTACTAATAGATCAAATTAGTAAAGTATATATAAAAACCCATTTTTTATTAGGCGAAAGCGTAGAAGTCTTTGATTGGTTTAAAATTTATTTCATTGAAAATGATGGCATGGCTTGGGGAACTAAGATTAGCGATTTTGTTACTTTTATTAGTGATCGAACAGCCAAAATATCTTTAACCCTTTTTAGAATAGTTGCTATTGTTGGTATTGGTTATTGGCTAGTTACTGCAATTAAAAAACAAAACCCAAATGTACTTATTCTTGCAATTACTTTAATTTTTGCAGGCGCTTTAGGTAATATTATAGACTCTACTTTCTATGGTGTTTTGTTTAGTGATAGTTACCATCAAGTGGCTTCCTTCTTGCCAGAAAGTGGTGTTAACGGACATATATTAGAAGGTAAAGTGGTAGATATGCTTTATTTTCCTTTATGGAAGGGCTACTTGCCAGAATGGCTTCCATTTTATGGAGGTAAATATTTCACTTTTTTCGAACCTGTTTTTAATGTTGCAGATATGGCAATAAGTACAGGATTTATAATGCTTATTGTGTTTAATAAAAAAGCATTTCACAAAGAGTAA
- a CDS encoding succinylglutamate desuccinylase/aspartoacylase family protein, translated as MTDHKEAITILGETIALGESKEISFDVAKLHTFNSVEVPVIIERAKKPGPTVLLTAGIHGDEVNGVEIIRQIIAKGINKPKKGTIICIPVINVFGFINLSRDFPDGRDLNRVFPGSLKGSLASRVAYKLIHEIVQEVDFVMDFHTGGSGRFNAPQIRIIKGSETLDNLAENFGAPFVVYSKNLNKSFRHTCNKLGKPMLLFEGGKSYHIDDNVANHGVNGIKRVLHSLEMLSSKFKVSKPKTSCVFINESKWIRAKYSGMFKASIPINSMVKKGDVLGNITDPYGKFNHFVKASNTGYIINVNELPIVYQGDALFHISTELL; from the coding sequence ATGACAGACCATAAAGAAGCCATTACCATTCTTGGGGAAACCATAGCACTTGGAGAAAGTAAAGAAATCTCTTTTGATGTTGCTAAACTTCATACATTTAACTCTGTAGAAGTTCCCGTAATTATTGAACGTGCAAAAAAACCTGGTCCTACAGTTTTATTAACTGCAGGAATTCATGGTGATGAAGTAAATGGTGTTGAAATTATACGCCAAATCATTGCTAAAGGAATTAATAAACCAAAAAAAGGAACCATTATTTGTATTCCGGTGATCAACGTTTTTGGGTTTATAAATCTTTCTAGAGATTTTCCTGACGGAAGAGATTTAAATAGAGTTTTTCCTGGATCGCTAAAAGGTTCTTTAGCAAGTAGAGTTGCTTACAAACTGATACATGAAATTGTACAGGAAGTCGATTTTGTTATGGATTTTCACACAGGAGGTTCCGGACGTTTTAATGCGCCACAAATTAGAATTATTAAAGGAAGCGAAACGCTCGATAATTTAGCTGAAAATTTTGGTGCTCCTTTTGTAGTTTATTCTAAAAACCTCAACAAATCTTTTAGACATACTTGTAATAAATTAGGTAAACCAATGCTTCTTTTTGAAGGTGGAAAATCTTATCACATAGACGACAATGTTGCCAATCATGGTGTAAATGGTATAAAGCGTGTGCTGCATAGCTTAGAAATGCTTTCTTCCAAATTTAAAGTTTCTAAACCTAAAACAAGCTGCGTTTTTATTAACGAAAGCAAATGGATTAGAGCAAAATATTCTGGTATGTTTAAAGCATCCATACCAATAAATAGTATGGTTAAAAAAGGAGATGTTCTTGGTAATATTACAGATCCTTATGGTAAGTTTAATCATTTTGTAAAAGCAAGTAATACGGGCTATATCATTAATGTCAACGAATTACCAATTGTATACCAAGGGGATGCATTGTTTCATATTTCAACCGAATTATTATGA
- a CDS encoding RimK/LysX family protein — protein sequence MTKKTIGRVDKVDFPKLDLYNIDVKIDTGAYTSAIHCSQIIVDGENLKCTFYSKGHPNFSGKEVIFENYTKTDVKSSNGFRENRFKVKSEVVLFGKTYKINLTLSTREEMKFPVLIGRQFLKNKFLVDVDQENISHNLKTL from the coding sequence ATGACAAAAAAAACAATAGGAAGAGTAGATAAAGTAGACTTCCCAAAGCTTGATTTATATAATATAGATGTAAAAATAGACACCGGAGCTTATACCTCTGCCATACACTGTTCGCAAATTATTGTAGATGGTGAAAATTTAAAATGCACCTTTTACAGTAAAGGACATCCTAATTTTAGCGGTAAGGAAGTAATTTTTGAAAATTACACTAAAACAGATGTCAAGAGTAGCAATGGTTTTAGGGAAAATAGATTTAAAGTGAAATCGGAAGTCGTTTTGTTTGGAAAAACATATAAGATTAACTTAACTTTAAGCACAAGAGAGGAAATGAAGTTTCCAGTACTTATAGGTAGACAATTTTTAAAAAATAAATTTTTGGTTGATGTAGACCAAGAAAACATATCACACAATTTAAAAACATTATGA
- a CDS encoding 5-formyltetrahydrofolate cyclo-ligase, with protein sequence MTKAELRIAYRLQRRELTAQQLDDYSLEIANQLLQLDIWNFSFYHIFLSIEEQHEVNTDYILNILSGKDKNIVLSQSDFKTGLLKNFLLTDNTIIKKNKYNIPEPVDGIPIPSESIEVVFIPLLAFDASGNRVGYGKGFYDTFLASCKPGTIKIGLSFFEAEARVITDVFEGDIALDYCVTPKQVYRF encoded by the coding sequence ATGACAAAAGCAGAGTTACGAATAGCATACCGATTGCAACGCAGAGAATTAACAGCACAACAGTTAGACGATTACAGTTTAGAAATCGCCAATCAACTCTTGCAATTAGATATTTGGAACTTTTCTTTTTACCATATTTTTTTAAGTATTGAAGAACAACACGAAGTAAATACCGATTATATTTTAAACATTCTATCTGGAAAAGATAAAAACATCGTGCTTTCTCAAAGCGATTTTAAAACAGGATTGCTGAAGAATTTTTTACTGACAGATAACACCATCATTAAAAAGAACAAATATAACATCCCAGAACCTGTAGATGGCATTCCTATTCCCTCGGAAAGCATTGAAGTGGTATTTATACCTCTTTTAGCTTTTGATGCCAGCGGAAACAGAGTAGGTTACGGTAAAGGGTTTTACGATACCTTTTTAGCTTCTTGCAAACCGGGAACTATTAAAATCGGACTTTCCTTTTTTGAAGCAGAAGCAAGAGTAATTACGGATGTTTTTGAAGGAGATATTGCTTTAGATTATTGTGTGACACCTAAACAGGTGTATCGATTTTAG
- the uvrC gene encoding excinuclease ABC subunit UvrC: MGEPALKIQLKTLPNAPGVYQYFDEEGTLIYVGKAKNLKKRVSSYFTKTHENGKTRVLVKKIASIKHIVVATETDALLLENNLIKKNKPRYNVLLKDDKTYPWICIKKERFPRVFSTRRVFKDGSEYFGPYTSMKTVYTLLDLIKGLYQLRTCKYDLSPEKIATGKYKVCLEYHLGNCKGACEGLETAKAYDENIVAIREILKGNFKDSLSQFKQQMKQFAEEMQFEEAQQIKEKVEVLENYQAKSTIINPKISNVDVFSIVSDESFGYVNFLQISYGSIIRSHTLEIKKKLDETDLQLLELAITEIRQRFNSNSKELYVPFEVNVGENLKITVPQLGDKKHILDLSIRNAKYFRMDRFKQIKITDPDRHVKRIMAQMKADLHLSEEPRHIECFDNSNIQGTHPVAACVVFKNGKPSKKEYRHFNIKTVVGPDDFASMEEVVYRRYKRLLDEKEPLPQLIIIDGGKGQLSSALKSLDALDLRGKIAIIGIAKRLEELFYPDDPIPLYLDKKSETLKIIQQLRNEAHRFGIEHHRNKRSKTALNTELEGIPGIGDKTIVELLKTFKSVKRIANAKLDELEAVVGVSRAAKIYNYYHTK; encoded by the coding sequence ATGGGCGAACCTGCTTTAAAAATACAACTAAAAACCTTACCAAATGCTCCAGGAGTATATCAATACTTTGATGAAGAGGGTACGCTTATTTATGTAGGTAAAGCTAAGAATTTAAAAAAAAGGGTGAGCTCCTACTTTACCAAAACACATGAAAATGGTAAAACCCGAGTACTTGTTAAAAAAATTGCAAGCATAAAACATATCGTGGTAGCCACAGAAACAGATGCGTTACTGTTAGAAAATAACCTAATTAAAAAAAATAAGCCACGCTATAATGTATTGCTAAAGGATGATAAAACCTATCCTTGGATTTGCATAAAAAAAGAACGATTCCCTAGAGTGTTTTCTACCAGAAGAGTATTTAAAGATGGTAGTGAATATTTTGGACCTTACACCAGTATGAAAACTGTGTATACCCTTTTAGATTTAATAAAAGGCTTATACCAACTACGAACTTGTAAATACGATTTGTCTCCAGAAAAAATTGCGACAGGAAAATATAAAGTTTGTTTAGAGTATCATTTAGGAAACTGTAAAGGTGCCTGTGAAGGTTTGGAAACAGCAAAAGCATATGACGAAAATATTGTAGCAATTCGGGAAATTTTAAAAGGAAATTTTAAAGATTCACTTTCGCAATTTAAACAGCAAATGAAGCAGTTTGCTGAAGAAATGCAATTTGAAGAAGCACAGCAAATAAAGGAAAAAGTAGAAGTGCTAGAAAACTATCAAGCAAAATCTACGATTATAAATCCGAAAATTAGCAATGTTGATGTCTTTAGTATTGTTAGCGATGAAAGCTTTGGGTATGTGAATTTCTTGCAAATTTCTTATGGTTCTATAATACGTTCGCATACTTTAGAAATAAAGAAAAAACTAGACGAAACCGATCTACAGCTTTTAGAACTTGCAATAACTGAAATAAGACAACGTTTCAACTCGAACTCCAAAGAACTTTATGTACCTTTTGAGGTAAATGTTGGTGAGAATCTTAAAATCACGGTGCCACAATTAGGGGATAAAAAGCATATTTTAGATCTTTCTATTCGTAATGCGAAGTATTTTAGAATGGATCGCTTTAAGCAAATAAAAATTACAGATCCAGACAGGCACGTGAAACGCATTATGGCACAAATGAAAGCCGATTTGCATTTAAGCGAAGAGCCAAGACATATCGAGTGTTTTGATAATTCAAACATTCAAGGTACGCATCCTGTAGCGGCGTGTGTGGTTTTTAAAAACGGAAAACCAAGCAAAAAAGAGTACAGACATTTTAATATAAAAACAGTAGTAGGGCCAGATGATTTTGCTTCAATGGAAGAGGTTGTTTATAGACGTTACAAACGTTTATTAGATGAAAAGGAGCCTTTGCCACAACTAATTATCATTGATGGTGGAAAAGGACAACTCTCTTCTGCATTAAAAAGTTTAGATGCATTAGATTTAAGAGGAAAAATTGCGATCATCGGAATTGCGAAGCGTTTGGAAGAATTATTTTACCCAGATGATCCAATTCCACTATATTTAGATAAAAAAAGCGAAACGCTTAAAATTATACAGCAATTACGTAATGAAGCCCATCGCTTTGGGATTGAACATCACAGAAATAAACGAAGTAAAACAGCATTAAATACAGAATTGGAAGGTATTCCTGGGATTGGAGACAAAACCATTGTAGAATTATTAAAAACATTCAAATCTGTAAAACGAATTGCGAATGCAAAATTAGACGAATTAGAGGCTGTTGTTGGCGTGTCTAGAGCAGCAAAAATTTATAATTATTATCATACTAAATGA